Genomic DNA from Amycolatopsis alba DSM 44262:
CCGGTATCGGTGCAGGTGTGCGAGGCGGCGGCCGCCGCGGGTTTCCTCGTCAACCCGGTGCGCCCCGACGCCGTCCGGCTGGCGCCGCCGCTGATCCTCACCGCCGCCGAGGCGGCCGAGTTCTGTGCGGCGTTGCCCGGCATCCTCACCGTCGCGGCCGGCTGAAGACTCGCTCAACGCCCTGCGCGGCGGAGTACCCGCAGGGCGTTGAGCGTCACCATCTCCTGTGGACCGTCCGCGCCCCAGTCGACGACTTCGGGCGCCACCCGGCTGCCCGGCGGCCGCCACCACGGACGGCCTGCCGACCACCGGCACTTCGCGTCACGTGCTTCTTCCAGGAGATCGAGCGCTTCCGAGGCGCGCTCGTCGCGCACTTTGTCCATTCGCGACAGCACCAGCAACGCCTGGAGTGTGTCGTAGTGCCAATAGACCGGATAGTGCGGCACGAGCCACCGCTGGTCGATCACCGCACCACCGGATGCCCGGAAAAGGTGGTGTGACAACAACAGCTCGGCCGCGCGGGCGGCACCGGCCAGCGCGTCGGCGTTGCCCGTCGCCATACCGTGGGCGTGAAGTCCCCACGCGGGCACCAGGGTCTCGTGGAACGACGAGCGATGCCCACCCGCGGCCCGGTCGCAGTTCCAGCCGCCGTCGGGCCACTGCCACTCCAGCAACCGCTCGGCCAGTCCGGCGACCCGTGGATCCTCGGCCAGGCCGAGCGCGCAGGACACGGCGAGCACGTTTCCGTCGATGGACCCGCACACCCTGGCCAGACCGTCGATCACCGGCACCCGCGCGTGTGCGCGCCGCCGCCAGGTCAGCACCGGTTCCAGCGCGGCGAGCGCCCTCGGTTCCCCTGCGGGCACTCCCAGCTCGACCAGCGACACCAGCCGCCAGTGCGCTCCGGTCCACTTGCGATAGGGCGCCACCCCGAAACCGCCGTCCGGACGTTGCCCGGCGAAGAGCTTCCGCACGATCGGCCCGGACAAGACGTCCTCATCCGGTTCCTCGTCGAGCAGGTCCCGCTTGGTCAGCGCCCGCACGGCGGGTTCGGCCGACGCCAGCAGCCAGTCCACTGCGGCCCTGGCCATGCGTCCACTCCGATCCTCAGTCCACCGTCACTGCCCGCCGGGCATCGGGCCGGCTGGGGAGGCGGTCGAGCGCCCGCGCGATCGCCGCGTCGTCGGCGACCGCGTCGAGCATCGCGCCTGAGCTGAAGCTGTCATAGGCGGCCAGGTCGAGCAACCCGTGGCCGCTCAGCCCCAGCACGACGCAGTCTTCGCGACCCTCGTCGTCGGCGCGGCGCGCTTCCAGCGCCGCGGCGTGCACGGCGTGCGCGCTCTCCGGCGCCGGGAGGACGCCTTCGCACCGTGCGAATTCGGCGGCGCTGGAGAACACCGACCGCTGGCCGTAGGCGCGCGCCTCCAGCAGTCCCTGGTCGTAGAGCGCGCTCACCAGCTTGGCCGTGCCGTGGTAGCGCAGCCCGCCGGCGTGCATGTCCGGCGGCACGAACGTCGAGCCGAGAGTGAACATCTTCTGCATGATCGAGCCGGACGCGTCCACGTAGTCGTAGGCGTAGCGGCCGCGGGTCAGCTTCGGACAGGCGGTGGACTCCACCGACACGCACCGAGGCCGCCCGCCCTCGACCAGATCCGACAGGAACGGCAGCACCAGACCGCCGAGGTTGCTCCCCGCGCCGAGTGAGGCCACGACGACGTCGGCGTGCTCCCCGGCCGCCTTGAGTTGCTCGATGGCTTCCAAGCCGATGACGGTCTGGTGCAGCAGCGAGTATGTCTCGGCGCTCCCCGCGCAGAAGTGGGTGTGCGGTTCGGTGGTGTCCTCGACGGCCTCGGCCAAGGCGATCGCGAGACTGCCGCCTTGGTCGTCGCCCTCCGCGACGGCCCGGCGCCCGGCCTCGGTGCGCGGGCTCGGGCTGCTGATCACCTCCGCGCCCAGCATGCGCATCAGGGCGGGCCGGTAGGGCTTCGCCTCGGCGCTCGAGCGCACCATGTAGACCCGGCATTCCAGCCCGAAGACCGAGCAGGCCGCGGCCACGGCGGTGCCCCATTGCCCGGCACCGGTGCCCACGGTCAGGCATCTCGCGCCTGCCTTCTTGTAGTAGTAGGCCTGGGCCAGCGCGGTGTTGAGCTTGTGGCTGCCGGAGAGGTTGCCGCCCTCGTACTTGTAGTAGATCCGGCTGTTGGTGCCGATCGAGCGCTCGAAGGCCGACGCCCGGCGCAGCGGCGTCGGCCGCCATCCGAGGTAGTGCTCACGCACCGGTTCCGGGATGGGAATCCACCGGCGCGTCGACATCTCTTGGCGCAACAGGGAAGCAGGTACCTGCATCCCCTTCGCGCGAGCCAGGCGTGACTGTCCGCCGATGTCCGGCGGCAGGGTCAGCCCCAGCTCGGGAAGGGCGTTGTACCAGGCATGGGGGACCATCACGAGGAGCTGGTGGTGCTCAGCTCGCGGCCGGAGTTCGCCAGCCCTCGGCCGACCAGTTCCACCACGTCGTCGACGGTGCCGAAGTGCGAATTCATGATCATTTCGTCGTCCAGTTCGATGTCGAGTGACTCTTCCAGCCCGACCAGCAGCCGGATCAGCTCCAGCGAGGTCAGCTCCAGCCCGCCGGTGGCCAGCGACGTGGCGCCGTCCACCTCCAGTTCGGCCACCGACGCGTTGTCGGCCAGCAGCAGTTGCTTGATCAACGCGTGGATCTCGAAGTCCCGCATGGTCTAGTTCCTTTCGACGGTGTCATGTTCGGCCTGGCACTCACGGGCGAACGCGTGCAGAACGGTGGACATCCCGTAGCCAGGTCTTCCTTGGGCGTCGAGCACCGGCTCCACGAGTCCTTCGGAGACCAGCGCTTCGAGGCGCCGGTCGGCCACGGGGGTGCTCATGCCGAGGCGGCGGGCCACCGCGTCGGCGCTGATGTGGTCCGGATCGAAGCCGCCCAGTGAGGCGAAAAGCCGTTGCCCGTCGTGGTCCAGTGCGCGGTAGCTCGGCGCCAATTCGGCACGCAGGCTCAGCCCGTCGACTTCGAGCTCGTCGAGCAACGAGCTCGGGTCCCGCAGCCTCTCGGCCAGCACCCGAGTCGGGTGCACCGGACGCGCGGCGATCCGGGCGGCGGCGATCCGGATCGCCGAAGGAAGCAGCCCGCAGGAAAGCACGATCGAGCGCGCCGCGGCCGGGTCCTGGTCGACGATGTCCTTCCCGACCGCGGACGTGATCATCGCCAGCGCGTCGTCCATGCTCAGCGGACCCAGCTCCAGGGTGAGGTCGGTCTCCAGCCCCGCGAGCCGGCGCCTGCTCGTGACGATCACCAGGCTCGCACCCGTACCGGGCACCAGCGGCTCGACCTGGTCGGTGTCCGCGGCGTCGTCGAGCACGATGAGCGTGGGCCGCTCCGCGAGCAGCGACCGGTAGAGCGACCGGCACGAATCCACTCCGTCGGCCGCGGCCGAGTGACGGACCCCCAACGCCGCGAGCAGTTCGGTCAGGGCTTCGGCGGCATTGAGCGGTGCTTCGCGGGAACCACGCAGGTCGAGGAACAGCTGGCCGCAAGGGAAGTTCTCGGCGGCCGCGGTGGCGGCGGCGAGCGCGGTGGCGCTTTTGCCGACGCCGGGCGGGCCGGACACCAGGACGAGGCTCATGCCACGACGCTCAGGTTCGGCCGGGGCGAGCCGGAGCCGACGAGGGACTCGACGCGGCTGAGTTCGCCCTGTCTGCCGACCAGGTTCCGCGGTGCGGCAGGCAGTGCCCTGGTGGCGCTGAGTACCGCGTTGTCACCGGCAACCTGGTGCCGCCGTGGCGCCTTGGCCAGATCTCCGCCGTCGAGCACGACGGCCTGGAGTTCCCGCAGTTCCGGACCGGGGTCGACGCCCAGTTCCTCTCGGCAGGTCCGCCGAGCGGTGGCCAGTGCCGCGAGCGCGTCGCCTGTCCGGCCGGACACGTAGAGCGCGGTCACCAGTTGTGCCCACAGGGCTTCGTCCAGGGATCGTTCGCCGACCAGCCAGTAGAGGGTCGGTACGACCTCCGCGTGCTCGCCCAGCGCGAGCCGGGCCGCGATCAGGTCACTGCGCACCCGCCAGTACTGCTCGTCGAGCGCCGTCGTCCTGGCCCGTACCACCGCGCCCAGTTCCAGTTCGGGCAGCGGATGGTCCCGCCACAGCGTGGACGCCTTCTCCAGCAGACCTCGTCCGGTCGCCACATCGCCCGCCGAGACCGCGCGGTGCCCGTGGTCGGCGAGACTCTGAAACCGCAGCAGGTCGACTTCCTCGGGCTCTACCGCGAGGCAGTATCCGCCTGGGTAACTGAGCAGCCGGTCGCGTTGGTCGATCTGTTCGAAGAGACTGCGCAGCTGGAAGACGTAAGTCCGCACGTTGTCCACTGCCGAGCGCGGCGGCCTGACCGGCCAGATGCCACCCACTATCCGCTCCATCGAAACGACCTGGGGAGCGCTGAGCAGAAGCACCGCCAGTAGTGCGCGAACCCGCATGGCGCGGATCGCCACCAGACCCGCCGTGGTCTCCACTTGCAATGTGCCAAGAACCCCGAAACGCATGTTCGTCTCCCAGACGTCTGCCCTGCAGCGACCTGACCCCGCGGTCGCACCCACCCCGAGTCCCATGGTTCATCGTGGTCACGCGGGTGGCCTCGGTGTCTCTTCGGAACCGTGTACCTATCCCGCGACAATGGTGTCGAATGGTCGATTCGAATTCGCGCGCACTTGTCGAACTATGCGAGTTTGCGTGCTGCGAACCCTTCCCCCGACTTCGGTGCGTTGGTGGGTTACGCCACTTTTCACAGCTTTGCAGGTCATGTCTGGATCGGCAATTGCGTCACTGGATACCACTCAAATGGAAGGACTTGGACCGGGTCGCCGGTGACGGGCGGTCAGATGGTTCCCTCCTGAAAGTTGTCAAAACTAGGATATCTGGGTGACATTGAGCGATTATTACCGCACGCATGTGCACCATGCGTGTCATCGGGCTGTTCCGACAGGGCGGATGCTCGACCGGTCCGGGTGGATGCCCTTGACATGACCATCCATAAAGGATGCTTTGTCCGTTCTGGATCATGATGACTTCCCGATCGGCGAGGGTCGGTATTCCGCATTGCCGAGTAATCTGGTTTCGCATCCGTACCGGCACGCTTTTGGTGACGGCAATTTTACCGCGATCGGCTCGTCGGAGTGGCGAATGTGCGAGTCCATTACGTGCCATCAAGCGGCGAGTTGACGCTGCGGTGCGGCTCTGAAGGTCGTCGCCGATTTCCGGTTCATCGTGCAGGCAGCCCGTCGGCTCCGGCCAGCACGGTCAAGACGGCGCCGCACTCTTCCTGGTCGACGCCACCCCCGAGATCGCCCAGGAGAATCGTCGCGGTGCCGTCACCGACCAGGTGATCCGCAACGATCAGCCGCTGCTTGCACGTGCAGGCATCACCGGCGTCTTCGTCAGCTGAAGTTTCCGTCGTAGACGAAGTGGTGGTCGACCAGGTCCCGGCGACGACCTTCCAGTCGTCCGGTTCCATGGCCGGGTAGTAGTCACAGAACTCCTTGTAGTCCTGCAGGAGTGTCAGCCCGAGTTCGGCTTCGACATCGCTCCACCGTCGGTTTCTTGGCTATCGGAGGACTGTTCAAGGGGCAGCCGACCGGTGGTGGGAACCGCTTTGTCGGCATGTGGCCGCCCCCTGCTGTGCCCCTGGGGCGAAGAATCAGGCGTCCTCCCCGGTGGGTGCAATGGACGTCATCGTTATCTGATCTGACGGAATTGGCGAGAAAACTGTCTGCGCTTGATGACTGCCGGATCGGAAACGGTGCCGATCGGCTCGGCGAACACTGCGAACCCGGTTCCGGGACCTTCCGCGGTGACCTCAACAGCCGGAGGTTGATGCGGGGCGAGGACGCCTGGGGCCATGGCGGGCCGAATCCGGGCATCGACTGCGGTGCCGATCCGGCGCAGTGCTGTCAGCTCGTCCACCAGGTACTCCCGGACGGCCGCGACATGCCCTGGCGCTGCCTTCACACGACCTCGTAGCCCGCCTTGGTCAGGGTGGCGTTGGTGCGTCTGCCGGGTCCGGGGATCCGGGCTCGTGTGAGTAGTTCGCGCTTCTCCTGTCGTCCGGCGACGTGCGACAACCGTGACAGCGACACACGTCGGACAGAGGCCGTGGACGCCCGCCGAATCGGCCGTGTTAGGGAAGGTTCGGGTGTGGGAATTCCATATGCGAAGGCTTTGCTGATTTCCCGAGGATACGACATTCGAGGAGGATGATCGATGCGCGGCGCTCTTGTTCTTGATTGCTTGGAACGGGCTGTGGTGGAAGTCCCGGACAAAGTGGCGGTCGTCGATCGGCATCGGTCCTTGAGTTACCGTGAGCTCGCGGAGTCCAGCGACAGGGTGGCGGGCTGGCTGGCGAGCCGGGGTGTGGGAACGGGCGATGTGGTGCCGGTCTTGGCGGAGCGGTCTGTCGATCTGGTCACCGCGACGGTGGGCGTCGCGAAAAGCGGTGCCGCGTATGCTCCTGTCGACGCTGGATTCCCCGCCAGGCGCCGTTCGAGCATGATCGAGCAGTGCCGGCCCAAGGTGATACTGGCGGCGACGTCGAACGACGACGTCGATGTGCCTGCCGGTGACGTCGTCCGAATCGCGGACGCTGTCAGTCAGGGTGGCGGAGTGCCGGCTGAAGCAGCCACGGCAACTGGCCTCGACGCCGTCTATGTGGTGTTCACTTCGGGGACTACCGGTGAGCCGAAAGGCGTTGTCGTCGAACACAATTCGCTCGCCAGGTTGATCGACTGGCACAACGCGCGGTTCATGATGAGGCCAGGTTGTCGCAGCACGTTGATGGCCGGCGTGGGTTTCGACGTCTCGCAGTGGGAGATCTGGTCGGCGCTGGCTTCCGGGGCGACGATACATGTCGTCGAGGACGAGATCCGCGCGGATCCTGAGGCACTGCTCGATATCTACGCCGAACAGGCGCTCACCCACGCGTATGTGCCGACCGCGTTGGTCCCTCGGCTGGTGCGCAGCGAGCAACCGGGCTCCTTGCGGTTGCGCTATCTGTTCTGCGCGGGGGAGAAGCTTCATCCGGTGGCGACCGCCGAGCTGCCCTACACGGTCGTGGACTACTACGGCCCGACGGAGGCGACGATCTATGCGACCTGTCGGGTGCTGCCGCAGCAGCGCGAGCACGCCCGGCCTTCGATCGGGCACCCTGTCGCCGACACCGAGGCGTTCGTTCTCGACGAGGGTCTGGGCGAGGTACCGAAGGGTGAGGTGGGTGAGTTGTGTCTGGCGGGCGGTGGTCTGGCCAGGGGATATTTGAACAGCCCCAAGCTCACTGCCCGGCGCTTCGTGCAAAGTAGTCGGCTCAAGCGGCGGCTGTACCGCACCGGGGACCTGGCCCGATGGCTGGACGATGGCACGCTGGAGTTCCTCGGCCGCCGTGATGACCAGGTCAAGATCCGCGGCTATCGGGTGGAACCAGGGGACGTGGAAGCGGCACTGCTGAAACTCCCGGAAGTGCGCTCGGCGGCGGTCGTCGCGGCCGGCACGGCGAGCGCGGATCAACGGCTGGTCGCGTTCCTCGTGCCCGACGACCCGGACACGCAGGAGGACGAGCTCGTCGCCGACGTCCGCGCAGGTCTGCAGCCCGAACTGCCCGATTTCATGGTGCCCGCCGTCTACCGGGTCGTCACGGAGCTACCGACCGCCGCCACCGGCAAAATCGACCGTATCGCGCTGCGTGAAAACGCGGCGACCACACAGCCTGCCCGCCCGGATCGGAAGGGGTTCGGCAACGAGACCGAACGGGCTATCTCCGTTGTGTGGGAGGAAATCCTCGGGCATTGTCACTTCGGTCCCGACGACGCCTTCCTCGAGGTCGGCGGGGACTCGATGCTGGCTGCCTCGGCAGTCCAGAAGATCGGTGCGCGCGTCGGCGCGAAGACCCACATCCGCGACGTGTACGAGTTCCCGAGTATCCGGATGCTCGCCACCGAACTCGGCCGGCGCACCAGCCGACGTGGCGCTGTCACCGACGGCGAGCCGGTCCGTGAGCTGCGGCGTGACATCGCCCTCCCAGCCGGGTTCACGGTATCCGGGGAGCCAGAGCCGGACGCGCTGGCCAGGCCACGGCACATCCTGCTCACCGGGGCCACCGGATTCGTCGGTATCCACTTGCTGGACGAACTGCTCACCACCACCCAGGCACACCTGCACCTGCCGATCCGCGGCGCCGGCACCGCGCTCGCGACCGACCGGCTCCGCCGGCTCGCCCGCCGCCACCGGCTCGAACTCGACTTCGGCCGCATCTCGGTCTATCCCGCGGATCTGCCGGAACGGGAACTGGGAATCGACGAAGCGGACTACCGGCGGCTCGCCGAACAGGTCGACCTCGTCTACCACTCCGCCAGTGCCGTCAACTTCATCCAGCCGTACTCCTTCATGAAACGTGACAACGTGGACGGACTGCGGCAAATGATCGCCTTCGCCGTCGCAGGCAGGACGAAGCCCCTGATCCTGCTGTCGACCATCTCCGTGTTCAGCTGGGGCCACCTGTTCACCGGCAAGACGTGGATGCGCGAGGACGACGACATCGACCAGAACCTGCCCGCGGTCAGCACCGACATCGGCTACGTGCGCAGCAAATGGGTCATGGAGAAGATCGCGGATCTCGCAGCCGAACAGGGGCTGCCGCTGATGACCTTCCGGCTGGGCTACGCCACCTGTCACAGCCGCACCGGGGCGTGCGCGGACTACCAGTGGTGGGGACGGCTGGTGCAGACCTGCACCAGCCTGCGTGCCATCCCTGATCTGCGGGAGCTGCGTGAGGGCCTGACGACCGTCGACTACATGGCCCAGGCCATTGCCGCCGTGTCCCGCCGCCCGCAGGCTCTGGGACAGCACTTCAACCTCGTCCCCTCACCTGAACAGGCCATCACCCTCACCGAGTTCTTCGACCTGCTCACCCGCCATTGCGGCCAGGACTTCACCGTGCTGCCGTTCAAGGACTGGGTGGCACAGTGGGAGCAGAACCCCGCAGCTCCGTTGTATCCGCTGCGCAGCATGTTCACCGACGACATGCACGAGGGACAATCCACCGTCGAGCTCTACCAGAACACCTACCGCTGGGACACCACCAACCTGCAGCGCTACCTCGTCTCGACAGGCGTCCGCGAACCCGAATTCACCCCGGAACTGCTCAACCGCTACCTCGACCATGTACAGCGAAACCAGGAAATACGGTCTGACCTGGCGTCAGATACCTGAAGGAGTTCGTCTTGCCTGCCGACCGCCATCCAGAGGTAGACGGTATCGCCGCCGCACTCAACTGAATTCATGGCCAGGTTTCCGTCGGGAATCTTCCGTCACGTGATCAGGCTGAATACGATACCTATCCGCCTTTTCCTGAATCCGGCGGAGTTGTACCGTTCGCTACCGACGACGCGGGTGGCGCGTTCTTCTGACTTCTTCGGACGTCCGACCCCGACAAGTGGCACGTGATATACCTGAGTCGGCACAGTCCGGACGCGTGGATGCGAAGAAGACGGACGATGACGTCAGTGATGCTCGAACTCGCGAAGAGTCAGGGTAAGCAAAATGTCCCCGGCTGGGACATGTCGCGGTATGAACACTCATTCGACCCGTTCGTGCTCGGCGGTGAGGCGTTTCCTTACTCTGGCAAGGATGCGTAGGCTGTCGTGGAAAGCCGAGGCCGGATTCCCGCTGCGTGGCTGGAATCCTAAGTGGTCTTTTCGCCTCGATGCCTGCTCGCCGAGGTGGGCTGGTCGACGGCGCGGACGGGGTGCGGCTGTTCTCCGACCCGGCGACGTCGTAAAAGATTCCCGCGCTCGAGCGTGAGGGCTTTCGCGAGCTGGCCCGGTACACACGGCCAGGTGACCGGCTGACCGTCTCAGAGCTGACCGGGGCTGTAGCCCAGGGCGCGGGCGGAATCGCGGATCGCCGACGGCGCCCGATAGGTGATCACATTCGCCACCTGGTTGTGAATGGTGTTTGAGACTGACCAATGACCGCTTTGATGACCGCTGTGCGTAGTCTGACGTGTCGTCGGCCCAGGTCTCGGCAGCCGACGCTACGGCCAGCTGCAAAGTAGAACGTTGCAGCTGGTCACGAGCTCGGCGCGGCCGTCCTGGATTGACCCCAGGCCAGGCGTGGTGGATCTGGTGAAGGTCGATTCGACTGGGTTCGGCAAATACTCCTTCGGTACCCCCTCCGGCGAAGTCCTTCAGCCGCTGGGCGGTATCGGCGGCGCGCGGACGGCACGTACCGTCAGACCTACGGCGACACGGAGGCGCGGCATGGCTACTTTTATGGGGATCCTGGCGTTTCTGGCGTTCCTCGTGATTGCCGGCTGGTGCTGCATCAAGTACGACAAGTACGAAGAGGCAAGGACTGCCGACGCGGGTGCGAAGACGAAGGTCATTGAGAAGAAGCCCCCGGCGCCGCGGCTGGTGCCGCCGCAGAATCAGCAGGTGCCCGCCGCGCGGCCGTCGACCGTGCCCGATCCGCCGATCCGTTCGGAACCCGCGGCTCACCGGCCGGCCAAGCCCAGCGCGCAGGGCGACGGCAACCCGGTCAGCCCGGTCAACGACGACTACCACCGCACCAGTGACGGCTGGAACGTCGTCAACGGCGGCGGTAGCCACCACCACGGCAGCGGTAGTCACAGCAGCGGCAGAAGTAGCCACGGCAACAGCCACCACCATGGCAGCAGCAGTCACCACGACAACAACAGCAGCAGCCATGACAGCAGTAGTTACAACAGCGGCAGTTACGACGGGTACTGACCGCGCCGACAGCTTCGCTGAACCGGTCATCACGTGGTCGCGGGAGGTCGAGGACGCGATGGGCACGCTCGCGCTCGCCGAGCTGGACATGCTCAACGCCGCCTGCGACCGCGTCGTGTATCTCGCCGGAACTCGACACCGTGTTCACCGCGCACCCGCACGCGGAGATCTATCGGTCGTTTCCTGGCTGCGGCCCGGTGATCGGCGCCAGGTTGCTGGGGAGGTCAGTGACGACCCGCCCGGTTCGCCACCGCGCGGGCCACGCGCCGTTGACGCGGGCCTCGGGCAGCGGCGCCTCGGTGAGCCACCGCAAGATCGCGAACAGATGGCTGAAAGGCACCGGACGCCAATGGGTGTTCGCCACGCTCACCGGCCCTCTGCTCGCGGAACGAGCTCCACTCCGCGAGCAGAGGCACTGTATGGGGCAGGTCTGCTCGCGGGGCGTCGGCACTCGTGGTGTCGCGCGGGCGAGCCGAAAGGTGCCGACAATGATCAAGCCATTTCCGCTGTAGGAGCACATCTCGGGGCCTGATTACTCTGGCTGGTCCTGCGGGTTCGTGGCGGCAGGTTGCGGAACGGTCATGCCCTGCTAGGTGGGGCCAAGGCGAGTGACTGCCCTCAAGTTTCACGGACGCTGGGTACCGGTCATCACCACAAGGGTGAATGCGGTCGGTAGGCATCAAGTGGGTTGTCTTAGCGCAAGAGCCACCTCGTATCACTTCAGGTTACGCACCGTAGTGGCTCTTCTTGGTGATGGCGTGTCTTCCCGACGCTGGGTCGGACACTTCGCGACCGGTCGTATGGCCGTGCATATCGGAATCTTAACCGCATCAGATGTGTTTCGGGCAGGTGTGGCGTCGCGCGTTTCCGGGTAACGCGTCCGTGTAAATACGATTTCTGAACCTCGGCCCTGTCGCGTCGGGAGCCTCATCTGGTGATCTTTGGGTATTGAAGACAGTGGTGGATAAGCTGATCTGGCATTGAAATCACATTTCGATCTGTGGCGAAGGAGTCGTTCCGTGGTCGACCGATCGGTGGTGTCAGCCAGTCGGCGGGCCATGATCTAATAAACGGTGGTTGATGTGGAATTACCGTCCGAAGTCGTGTACATGCATCCTATTGATCCGAATGGTCGTTGCGATGGATCCTGAGCTGGAATTGAAGTCCGCGAAGAACCGTGAAAAAGGGGGAATAAGTCAGTTTGTCGGAAGAATGATGACAGTGCTCGAGGCAATTCAGGTCTCGGTGGAACCTCCGGGATTGGCGGACATCGCGCGGCGCACGAGGCTTCCGAAGAGCACTGTTCATCGGCTTTTGGTCAAGCTGGTCGAGCATGACGTAGTTCGGCGTCAAGCCGATTGCTATATGCTGGGGCCGACAATGTGGCGCCTTCTGGAAGAAGGCTATCCAGGGTCCGAATTTCTGCGTCAGGCGATCAAGCCGGTATTGGTTCAACTGTACTCGAGGACCGGGTACATTGCTGGGCTCGCGGTTCCAGACGACTCGACGGTAAGATTCATTGATACCGTATATGACGAGGTTTACCTGCCGGCCATCAAGCGAATAGAAAGCAGCTCCCTGCTGCAGGACAGTGCTGCGGGAAAGATTCTTCTCGCCTACGATCGGAACCTTGCGACCGGGTTGGTGTCGCAACTCGGGACGGGATTGGAGCGCGAACTGTCCGCGATCAGAAAACGGGAGATCGCGATAGAAACGGGGGCCAGTATCTCCGCTGTCGCCATCCCGGTTTTCGATGCCGAGCGTAAGCCGGTGGCGGCGTTGAGTCTCGGTGCGTACTCGGATCGGTTTCAGTCCGGATTGGCGCGTGCCATGTTGCGTCGCGCGCGCGATCACGTGACCCTGCTCACGCGGTGTCATGCCGCCGGGGCGTACACGAGGCACCGGCGGCCTGCCAAAAGCCTTAGACGCCGAAGCCGGTGACACCACTCTCGCAGTGTCCCGGCACTGGTCGGCAGCACGACCTTCACGTCAGGAAGCCGATCCTGTGGAAGTAGTCGAGGTAGTGGTCTATCAGGGCAGCATCGACCGACGGGCAGTGCAGACCGGAGTCCGCGAGAGCGGCCGCTGTCTTCCGCCTGCCGTATCGCGGGAACGTCTCAGTGAGACCGGCTTGGATCATCGAGGTCGATCCACCGGTGAACAGGGGAAGGTAGGGAGCCAGCGGGCAAGCCGGGTCGGTCTTCGAGTGCCTCGTCGTCTCGGCCATCCACTGTCGGTAGGGCAGGGTCCGGATCTCGTGTCCACGGGCACGGAGGCGGTCGATGACGAGGGACAGGTCGGCGGGGCGGGCGTTGGTGAGGTGGTATGTTTCCAACCCTGCCGGTAGCCGCGTCGCCAGGTAGAGCAGGGCATCGGCGGCGTAGTCCGCTGGAACCA
This window encodes:
- a CDS encoding TrpB-like pyridoxal phosphate-dependent enzyme, with protein sequence MVPHAWYNALPELGLTLPPDIGGQSRLARAKGMQVPASLLRQEMSTRRWIPIPEPVREHYLGWRPTPLRRASAFERSIGTNSRIYYKYEGGNLSGSHKLNTALAQAYYYKKAGARCLTVGTGAGQWGTAVAAACSVFGLECRVYMVRSSAEAKPYRPALMRMLGAEVISSPSPRTEAGRRAVAEGDDQGGSLAIALAEAVEDTTEPHTHFCAGSAETYSLLHQTVIGLEAIEQLKAAGEHADVVVASLGAGSNLGGLVLPFLSDLVEGGRPRCVSVESTACPKLTRGRYAYDYVDASGSIMQKMFTLGSTFVPPDMHAGGLRYHGTAKLVSALYDQGLLEARAYGQRSVFSSAAEFARCEGVLPAPESAHAVHAAALEARRADDEGREDCVVLGLSGHGLLDLAAYDSFSSGAMLDAVADDAAIARALDRLPSRPDARRAVTVD
- a CDS encoding amino acid adenylation domain-containing protein, translated to MRGALVLDCLERAVVEVPDKVAVVDRHRSLSYRELAESSDRVAGWLASRGVGTGDVVPVLAERSVDLVTATVGVAKSGAAYAPVDAGFPARRRSSMIEQCRPKVILAATSNDDVDVPAGDVVRIADAVSQGGGVPAEAATATGLDAVYVVFTSGTTGEPKGVVVEHNSLARLIDWHNARFMMRPGCRSTLMAGVGFDVSQWEIWSALASGATIHVVEDEIRADPEALLDIYAEQALTHAYVPTALVPRLVRSEQPGSLRLRYLFCAGEKLHPVATAELPYTVVDYYGPTEATIYATCRVLPQQREHARPSIGHPVADTEAFVLDEGLGEVPKGEVGELCLAGGGLARGYLNSPKLTARRFVQSSRLKRRLYRTGDLARWLDDGTLEFLGRRDDQVKIRGYRVEPGDVEAALLKLPEVRSAAVVAAGTASADQRLVAFLVPDDPDTQEDELVADVRAGLQPELPDFMVPAVYRVVTELPTAATGKIDRIALRENAATTQPARPDRKGFGNETERAISVVWEEILGHCHFGPDDAFLEVGGDSMLAASAVQKIGARVGAKTHIRDVYEFPSIRMLATELGRRTSRRGAVTDGEPVRELRRDIALPAGFTVSGEPEPDALARPRHILLTGATGFVGIHLLDELLTTTQAHLHLPIRGAGTALATDRLRRLARRHRLELDFGRISVYPADLPERELGIDEADYRRLAEQVDLVYHSASAVNFIQPYSFMKRDNVDGLRQMIAFAVAGRTKPLILLSTISVFSWGHLFTGKTWMREDDDIDQNLPAVSTDIGYVRSKWVMEKIADLAAEQGLPLMTFRLGYATCHSRTGACADYQWWGRLVQTCTSLRAIPDLRELREGLTTVDYMAQAIAAVSRRPQALGQHFNLVPSPEQAITLTEFFDLLTRHCGQDFTVLPFKDWVAQWEQNPAAPLYPLRSMFTDDMHEGQSTVELYQNTYRWDTTNLQRYLVSTGVREPEFTPELLNRYLDHVQRNQEIRSDLASDT
- a CDS encoding AfsR/SARP family transcriptional regulator; protein product: MRFGVLGTLQVETTAGLVAIRAMRVRALLAVLLLSAPQVVSMERIVGGIWPVRPPRSAVDNVRTYVFQLRSLFEQIDQRDRLLSYPGGYCLAVEPEEVDLLRFQSLADHGHRAVSAGDVATGRGLLEKASTLWRDHPLPELELGAVVRARTTALDEQYWRVRSDLIAARLALGEHAEVVPTLYWLVGERSLDEALWAQLVTALYVSGRTGDALAALATARRTCREELGVDPGPELRELQAVVLDGGDLAKAPRRHQVAGDNAVLSATRALPAAPRNLVGRQGELSRVESLVGSGSPRPNLSVVA
- a CDS encoding IclR family transcriptional regulator, yielding MDPELELKSAKNREKGGISQFVGRMMTVLEAIQVSVEPPGLADIARRTRLPKSTVHRLLVKLVEHDVVRRQADCYMLGPTMWRLLEEGYPGSEFLRQAIKPVLVQLYSRTGYIAGLAVPDDSTVRFIDTVYDEVYLPAIKRIESSSLLQDSAAGKILLAYDRNLATGLVSQLGTGLERELSAIRKREIAIETGASISAVAIPVFDAERKPVAALSLGAYSDRFQSGLARAMLRRARDHVTLLTRCHAAGAYTRHRRPAKSLRRRSR
- a CDS encoding acyl carrier protein, whose protein sequence is MRDFEIHALIKQLLLADNASVAELEVDGATSLATGGLELTSLELIRLLVGLEESLDIELDDEMIMNSHFGTVDDVVELVGRGLANSGRELSTTSSS
- a CDS encoding NB-ARC domain-containing protein is translated as MSLVLVSGPPGVGKSATALAAATAAAENFPCGQLFLDLRGSREAPLNAAEALTELLAALGVRHSAAADGVDSCRSLYRSLLAERPTLIVLDDAADTDQVEPLVPGTGASLVIVTSRRRLAGLETDLTLELGPLSMDDALAMITSAVGKDIVDQDPAAARSIVLSCGLLPSAIRIAAARIAARPVHPTRVLAERLRDPSSLLDELEVDGLSLRAELAPSYRALDHDGQRLFASLGGFDPDHISADAVARRLGMSTPVADRRLEALVSEGLVEPVLDAQGRPGYGMSTVLHAFARECQAEHDTVERN